The Nicotiana tomentosiformis chromosome 2, ASM39032v3, whole genome shotgun sequence genome includes the window AATATCGGCGGttctcctgggatttggtcgacccttgAGTTGtaggtttccacttttttgtcattagcttcgattttcttctcccctgattctacccATTTCGTTAGTTCCTCCAACATCTTTATGATCTTGGGGTTGGcccccgattcattttcattcggcCTTTCTACGACCGGTCCATTTatgcgggtgacttcccgggatgGATCGAGTTCAATTCTGCCCGGTGcgcggctttggttctgtaactgggCTATCACCGCctattgagcctgcaacatttcgaagatcacccgtaaattGATCCCGTCCCCTCCAATGTCTTGCGTATTTTGGGCTGCTGATCGGGCTTTACCACGgacgctattctcggggtcggtaggcagatGTGCATTGATGTCCATATGCGAGTTGGCGTCAATCGGGTCAGCGACAGGAATTCCGATGGGATCAACGAGTGGTGCCCCGCCACTGGGCACTATGTTATTTTCGCCGTGATGACCAGACTCATCGCCAACATGTAGAGGCGCTGActgggagtttgacattttgagctttaacCTAAAATTAGAgaaacttcaaagaacaagtgtaaagtagtgcgtgttatagaaatttgtatcaaacaaccactattatcctcagtcccacggtgggcgtcaaactgtttactttcaaaatcggataacaattaaatttgtaagtggttttgaAGATACTTGAATTTATTCGACACAAAGCAGTAAATAAagacaaattaaataaataaggataaagTAAGCTCAAACCACACGAAGATGACGATTtaagccttagtgaaatattGGCCCTCGATCTGGGCTCGTAACAACAAGCATCGATGAACGAAAGCAGAAGAATTAATAACAGAAAAAGTAATGGTGTATTGCCTTGGAATGCGTGCTACAACATGttttatgaattatcagacccattttatatagtagaggagttctactttaggtacaattctataaaaggtaaaaaatcttttgATTTACTAATCACCAGTTCTTTATCAGTATGTGCTGAGATTTTCGCTGTAATATTCGGCCGGTCACGTATATTTCGCTATGCTGATAATGTTTCTTCAAAGTCGTTTGAGGCTAGGACCGGTTTCGGAATCATGACCTCGATATTCTCAAAGGCAGGCGTCCTATCTCCGAGTTCTAGCCCggtgggacttggggtcgatctttAGTCCTTTATTGTCATGTCTCAAGCCTGACTTACCATGTCGGAGGCTAGGATGCACCACGaactcgatttcgaccgtatacaaaaagTTTTGTTTCTATTTATTGCTTTCCTCGGTGAATACTTCTAGATTCGATTTAGCTTTTCAATATGTTTTGGGTATAAAATTCTTAATTTCCTCTCCTTGTATAATCTTGTAAGGTAAAGTATAATTACTCACGTAAGTGGTGTAATCAAATATTAGTTAAGGTATCAAGTACCTTTTTAATTTCATGAGTGATCACTGATCAATTTTACCAACAAGATTAATGAGGttataaaattattaatttgttaTATCATTGAAGTCACTAAACTTTAGCTATTGTATATGTGAAGTTACAAAACTTATCTTTTGTATCATTAAAGTCACTGAACTTTATATGTTATACAGAGGCGAAGCCAGAATTTGAAGTTACTGGGTTCGTTATTCTAGCCTTTTTATGTTACTAGGTTCTAAAAAATTTGTACTTAGTCAAtagatttcttaagacaaatattgGGTTTGCACTAAAACTACTGGGTTTGGCCGAACCATTATCGAAACTCTAGCTCCGCTCCTGATATTATATCAGTAAAGTCATAAAACCATTCTCTATATCATTAAAATTACTAAACTATACTCGCGTAAGAGGATTTAAATTGAGTAACGTGGCAGGTGAGAATTTCATATAGCACCCGCATGTTTGGGTTGAGTCGTGTTGTTGTTAATATTGTATTAAAATTACTGATTTGTGTTTAATTTTTTGGAAAATACAATTCACCAAAAAAATCAAATTCCCGAAACCAGAAAATGATATGTCATTGCATTTCAGTTAATTAAATTAGTTAATGTTATTTTCTATGTGGAGATTAAAATCTCCTTAAATCCCAACCAAACATTATAAAAGCGCATGCTGATTTTAGAGCTCGTTTGGCCAAGCTGTCAAAAActacttattttgagaagtacttcTGTTCGAAAGTgctttcaaaaaagtacttttggaaactagcagtttgtgtttgaccAATTTATTTGAATAGTACTTTTTGTAAACAAATTATGTTTGGCCAATCTTtccaaaaagtatttttgagtatCAAATAACAAAAAAAGACAGTAAAGATTCGGCTTGTAATTAGTATTATTTAAAAAGAGataataaatttaatatttattataaagaaattcaactaaaatataaaatataaagtaacaatataaaattttaaaaataattaatataaaatataattattccaAAGCAATAATATTAGGTACCTGGTATTACTTATTATTTacatgataatttaaatatatcaaaataaatcattcaatataaattaaaaatatactCTTTTAAATCACTATATAAAAGAAGAGATCTATTTATAATAGAGAGCATATTCCAAAGAGGAAtaggagaaagagaaaaaatgatggaaataaaaaagagaagaaaggtatggcaaaaaaaaggaaaataaaaaaatttaaattaataaggtataatttaaaaaatataacttTATTGCAAGGATATttttgtcttgaataaattaattttctgcttCTACTTCTCGTACAGATAAAAACTGCTTCTGCTACTGCTGAAAAATACTTTTTCATCTTGGCCAAACATCTCAAAATTTTCAAGAAGTACTTTTTTTTGagcaaaaaagtacttttgacctccaaaaaacttggccaaatagGCTCCTAGCTAGTGTGGAGATTATTATCGGAAATTTTACCTCatatagcaaaggtatacaccatatttattataaactaaaattattttaaaatattattttctatagctaccttttatattttataacaaaataagtattttatggtatatactaccattgaggcatgaaatacgaTATTTATATTTCCTCTCTCTCTTAGAcagctggacatacctatttttaatggattgtcgttactgtatttatgaatacgtggcgcgaatacatgtgaatatatgCGCGTacaactgtattcatgaatacagcagcgcgaatacatataaatacatgcgcgtacaacgaGACTACCCTGATTTTAAgcgctttttgctgctgtattcatgaatacatgcgcatacagctggactgccctgattttaggcgttttttactgatgtattcatgaatacaacatcgcaaatacatgtgaatacatgcgcgtacagctggactgccctgattttagacctttttactgttgtattcatgaatatatggcgcgaatacatatgaatacatacaCGTAAAGCTGAACTGCCCTGATTTAGGCGCTTTTTggtgctgtattcatgaatacagcagcgcgaatacatgtgaatacagtatcataacaactgaatagtaactatagaaaataattatgtatatgataACTATAAGAAGTTAATAATCACCGAACAATAGTGATTTACGAAAATTCCTCCTTATTATATCTTTTGTAACCAAACCAAAGGGCCTCTTATTGTGTTACCCGATTAAATGCTTACCCAAACCTCAACCCGAACCCGATTCCCAGGAAATTTGACGGCACATTCTTATTTCGATTTTCCCTCTTCCCTTCAGAAATAAAAGGGAAAATTTTTTAGCTGCCAAAAACAACCTTTTCTGCACCTTACAATTTTCAGTTCCTGCTAGTTTGTGTTTGTGTAAATACGTACATCCACAGAATTAGGGTTAGGGTTAGGGTTCCGAGCTTTGATTTGGGTTTGGTGATCAACGCTGGAAGCGTGATCATGTACGCTGATCGGGAAGAGGCACTAAGTCGGACGTCTATAAAAGAAAGGCTGAAGCGCAATGCTGCTGATGATTCTGCTCGCCGGAGACTAATTTCCGGCAAGAGGTCCTCCCTCTCTCTCACACGCACACACAATGAATGCGGAGCATCTGCACATATTATACTTTGTGGATGTCGGtgcaaacatatatatatattgttctaCACCTTGTGTTCCATTTTATGTAACTGTGTTTGAAAGAAAGATAGACTTTTGAATTGTGGTCTGAAACAGACGGTAGTGCCTAAAAATAAGGTAAAATGAGAATTATAAAGTTAAATAGTTTCAAGATATAGAAAAGTGCCCTTCTTTACTTAAAAAGAAAGTGTGCCACATAAAATGGAAAAGATTCGAGTCGAGGGCACCAGTACCACTGCACCAACTATTACTTTGTTGCAGTAGGTATAGACTTGGTATAGATACTTAgtatatttttaagaaaaaatcTTCTATTATATATGTGGTTTAAGTGGCGGCTGAAGGTGCATCCCTGCAATTTGGTTAGATATATTGTTTGTTAGCTTCAATCAGCTTTTTGCTTCGGTCCTAAAAATTGCTTATCATGTGCTCGAAATGAGAGGCAGAGCCAGAATTTGAAGCTTATGGGTTCAGAATTCTTGCACTTTTAAGTCACTAGGGTCATTTATAATTTATACAAATTAAATGGATTTCTTAAAACCAATACAGAGTTTCGACCAAAGTTACTGGGTTCCGCCGAACCCATACCTTGGTCTCTAGGTCCGCCCCTGCTCGAAGTGCTACCTGGTTAGTGAAGGAAAGGGTAGAGTGGGTGTATACCGTAAGCAACCTCCTCCCTTTGCATTTCTGCGAAGACGTTATTCCACGCTTTGAAACCATATGACCTACAGGTCAACATTTCATTAAGGAGTAACTGTACCATTGTACAATAGCTGCTTACTGAAAGATTGTTCTCTTCTTCTTTTGCAGTATACAGAAGATGCGTGTAGCTAGCATTCAAACTTACACTAGCTCACTGGTTATCGCGATTCTAATTTGGACTTTCTGACCTTTAGCAAGTAATGGATGGAATTAATTTAATAAGATTTGTGTATCTAGCTCAATTTTAGCTGGTCATCTTGTTTATTTCCCTTAAAAGAGTGCCAGCTCTGGACAGATAAAGGCATGGAAGATTCTTGTAAtggttgaatttgtttttatggTACGCTTCATTGTTGCTTGTTTGGTTTTCACCTTATTGCTTGCTTATTGTGTCCTAGAATTGGAAACTAATTTTTTATTGGGGGGGATTGGGTACATGTAGATGGATTTGATGCTTGGTCAATAGCATTAAAGATTTTATGAAATGTAATGATAAGGGGAGCGACATGAATACTATAAATCAAGCTGTCAAAAATGGCATATTGTTGTTATCTGACCATTATTTGTAATGAGTATGTTTATAAGATGAATCATATTTATCTTCACAGGTCAAAGCCTTTCCCTAAAAAGAAAGAAGAATCTTATCAATCTTTTTGTTAATAGCTGTAGTTTGTTTTTTCAGGCATAGAGAAGACTATGACAAATGGGTGCATGACCTTTATGAGCCTGGTGAACTTCAAGGATCAAGTATGGGGTGTTTGAGAACCACATTATTCATATAGCATTTTTTCATAAATGAATGGGCAGTATACTTCTTGAGTTCTGCAATAAAAGGTTGATTTGTTTTTTGTTGTGCGTTTGTATAGATCAGAGAATTGGTACAAAGGATCTTCGTCTCAAACTTCAACGTAGAAGAAGTATTCAACAAGCTACTCAAATAATAAAGAGCTCTTTATCTGGAGGCACGAGGGATCTGCGGGAAAAGCTCTCTGGTACTGTATACTCGCAAACAATGCAAATTGGTGTCCCCCCCAAAAAGCTAAAGACAATTCCTGAAGTCAGCAAACCTTCCAAGAGAAGTGTCGTAGCTGAAGCTCCTGCCTCGGAGACGAAAAACATTGCCAGCAAAGTTTCTAAGAAGAAGTCCCAGCAGAAGGCAAGAATATCTCACTTACTCAGATTACTTTTACAAATGAGATCTTGCTGCTAGAAATTGTGCAGCCCTTTATAAAATTCACAATCAGGGGAAAAAGCACGAGTCTGAGAATGTATTTACAAATTTTTTGTTATTGCTTCATGGAACGTTAGTATCGTCACTAAGACAAAATATGCCTTTAAGAAAACCACCAGCGGAGAAGGGTAAGGGGAGGTCTTAGACAAAGATAGCTTGTTTACATGACACCGTATTCCTTAGTCTTCTGCTCTTTAAgcattaaatatttaatttgctGCTGTTGGTTGTTGGATCGTGTTTCTACGAAGCTATTGCGTGAAAGTTCGGAAAGTATTATGCTTATTGCAGTCTGCAGGTCCAGTATTAGAATGCTGTGACATGTAATCAGATGACCAGTATAATTAAAAGCTGCTAAGTTTGCGTATATCTAGTAGTCCTCAAATTTATTTGTATTGTTCATACAAAGATAGCTGTTTTAATTGTTCATTTCCATAGTTGAATCCACCGGAAGATTTGAAGACTTCATTTCTGAGACCCAATATGCAATAGCTTCTTGCTTGAGCAACAAATTGCTTTATCGTTTATTCCCAGTTAGATACAGGTGCTTTCTGGGCATACTTATTTTATTCTGTTCTGTATGTGTATGCTGTGGGTAAATGGTATATGCTTCATGGACTCTTTAATATAGCTGAGTGACTGGGTATTGACTCAACATTACACTGTGAAGACTTCATTTTCTAGGACCCTATTTGCAATACATTCTTGCCTGGGCCCAAACCACATGTATAGAAATTACTTTATTGTTTGTGCCTAGTTTAGTACAGGTGCTTTCTGGGCatgcttattttatttttttgtgtatgtgtTGTAGGTAGGAATTGTTTATACTACCTGAACTCTTCAATGTGGACGGAGTAACTCGGTCAATTGTAGGTACAACTTATTAAATCATACCATTGATTTTGGTATCTACTAAAGTTCATGACCCATCTTAAACCTGTCATTGCACCAGTACCGGTAATTCTACGTACTTTCCAAGGACGCAAACAGCTAATTCGTCTCCTCCCATTTGTGCCAACTTTTCACTTCTTGTAAGTGAGTTGTTCCGATCCACTAGTTAAATAAATGGAAGCC containing:
- the LOC104116543 gene encoding uncharacterized protein — its product is MYADREEALSRTSIKERLKRNAADDSARRRLISGKRHREDYDKWVHDLYEPGELQGSNQRIGTKDLRLKLQRRRSIQQATQIIKSSLSGGTRDLREKLSGTVYSQTMQIGVPPKKLKTIPEVSKPSKRSVVAEAPASETKNIASKVSKKKSQQKVESVDSFLLSLGLEKYAVTFQAEEVDMAALLHMTDEDLKAMGIPMGPRKKILLALESKV